The following proteins are co-located in the Triticum aestivum cultivar Chinese Spring chromosome 1A, IWGSC CS RefSeq v2.1, whole genome shotgun sequence genome:
- the LOC123055280 gene encoding uncharacterized protein, translating into MEKARRTSSPSWTAAVALVSLFAVAGVAAAGAPPPRRILVDTDMDTDDLFALLYILKQDRSQFDVKAITISANAWIDAGHGVDQLYDILYMMGRDDIAVGVGGDGGISEAGEIHPDVGGYLPLIDQGMSTVGGCRYRQAVPPGRRGGRLDTDTNGGLRRGFLPQGHRGYAPLRQPTAQQVMVDTVSAGPTTLLLFGTHTNAALLLMAHPHLRRNVERVYVLGGGVRVAGNLFTAYGANPFAEFNVFGDPFAAYQVLHSGVPVTLVPLDATNTIPVTEEYFAEFGRRWQTTPEARYCFQSLDLVLRRHRRPAPGLHGSTGYYMWDSFAAGVAFSSMRNGDANGANDFAELEYMNITVITSNKPYGVRDGSNPFFDGRATPKFGLKVGGVHSGHVQTGIGDSFCLVPGSNAGRCQDGYTKEVTGSEGVRVRVATSAKPNPVYNSAFDREFSKNFLEVLNLAKQAGRFNISTQFPYYREVLYKPDFINVSRGKPVIFDMDMSPGDFVSLIYLLKAPREVIDLKGVLVNGNGWANIASIDIIYDILHMMGRDDIPVGLGNTTAMGNPTLGCNNVYAIPLGSGGFIDSDTLYGLARLLPRSPRRYTPESTDDPEHRQPLAFEVWQSVRRQLGPGDKITLLTSGPLTNLANISLSDRDASSVIERIYVVGGLIRDGGHEKGNVFTVPSNRYAELNMFLDPLAAKTVLESNLNITLIPLTMQRKAASFRAVLDAFEQTRQTPESNFVQELLSLLKDLRSKKKLYHHVDIFLGEVLGAVYMVQGSDLKSTLKVKRISVLADTMKSTDGQIVISKQSTKLVHVLSDFNVEIYYNRLANSLTNKKQSAIVASFEEQKAIWSRPPNNSGPGHNRFL; encoded by the exons ATGGAGAAGGCGAGGAGGACGAGTTCACCGTCATGGACGGCCGCCGTGGCTCTGGTGTCCCTCTTTGCGGTCGCCGGCGTGGCCGCGGCGGGGGCGCCGCCGCCGAGGAGGATCCTGGTGGACACGGACATGGACACCGACGACCTCTTCGCGCTGCTCTACATCCTCAAGCAGGACCGCTCCCAATTCGACGTCAAG GCCATTACCATCAGCGCCAACGCATGGATCGACGCCGGCCACGGCGTCGACCAGCTCTACGACATCCTCTACATGATGGGCCGCGACGACATTGccgtcggcgtcggcggcgacggcggcatatCGGAGGCTGGAGAGATACACCCCGACGTCGGCGGCTACCTCCCCCTGATAGACCAG GGCATGTCGACGGTGGGCGGCTGCCGATACCGGCAAGCCGTCCCGCCGGGACGCCGTGGCGGGCGCCTCGACACCGACACCAACGGCGGCCTCCGTAGGGGCTTCCTCCCGCAGGGCCACCGGGGGTACGCGCCGCTCCGGCAGCCCACGGCGCAGCAAGTGATGGTGGACACGGTGTCGGCGGGCCCTACCACGCTGCTCCTCTTTGGGACCCACACCAACGCCGCGCTCCTCCTCATGGCGCACCCGCACCTGAGGCGCAACGTGGAGCGCGTCTACGTCCTCGGCGGCGGCGTAAGGGTGGCGGGGAACCTCTTCACCGCCTACGGCGCCAACCCGTTCGCGGAGTTCAACGTGTTCGGCGACCCCTTCGCCGCCTACCAGGTGCTCCACTCCGGCGTCCCCGTCACGCTCGTCCCTCTCGACGCCACCAACACCATCCCGGTCACCGAGGAGTACTTCGCCGAGTTCGGCCGGCGGTGGCAGACCACGCCCGAGGCGCGCTACTGCTTCCAGTCGCTCGACCTAGTCCTGAGGAGACACAGAAGGCCGGCTCCCGGCCTCCATGGCAGCACG GGCTATTACATGTGGGATTCCTTTGCCGCCGGTGTGGCTTTCTCTAGCATGCGCAATGGCGACGCCAATGGCGCAAATGACTTTGCTGAGCTAGAGTACATGAACATCACGGTGATCACTTCCAACAAACCGTACGGCGTGCGCGACGGCTCGAACCCGTTTTTCGATGGCCGCGCGACGCCCAAGTTTGGTCTGAAGGTGGGTGGTGTTCACAGTGGCCATGTCCAGACTGGGATCGGAGATAGTTTCTGCTTGGTGCCGGGAAGCAACGCAGGTAGATGCCAG GATGGATACACCAAGGAAGTGACTGGTTCAGAAGGAGTCCGCGTTCGTGTTGCCACGAGCGCGAAGCCAAACCCGGTTTACAATAGCGCGTTTGATAGGGAATTTTCCAAGAACTTCCTAGAG GTCCTAAATCTCGCTAAACAAGCTGGTCGATTTAACATCAGTACGCAATTCCCATATTACAGGGAAGTTCTTTATAAGCCAGATTTCATAAACGTGAGCAGGGGAAAGCCAGTTATTTTTGACATGGACATGAGCCCTGGAGATTTTGTTTCTCTTATATATCTCTTGAAGGCACCAAGAGAAGTTATAGATCTAAAG GGAGTTTTGGTCAATGGCAATGGATGGGCGAATATCGCAAGCATCGATATCATTTATGACATTCTACATATGATGGGCCGCGACGACATTCCAGTTGGCCTTGGCAATACCACTGCAATGGGGAATCCAACCCTTGGTTGCAACAATGTGTATGCTATTCCGTTGGGCAGTGGTGGATTTATCGACTCCGATACATTGTATGGACTGGCTCGGTTATTGCCAAGAAGTCCTAGAAG ATACACTCCTGAAAGTACAGATGATCCAGAACATCGGCAGCCACTGGCTTTTGAAGTGTGGCAGTCTGTCAGGAGGCAACTTGGTCCAGGGGACAAGATCACTCTTCTTACCAGTGGACCTCTCACCAATTTGGCAAACATTTCACTCTCTGACAGGGATGCAAGCTCTGTGATAGAG AGAATTTATGTTGTTGGAGGGCTCATCAGAGATGGAGGTCATGAGAAGGGGAATGTGTTCACTGTTCCATCGAACAGATACGCAGAGTTAAACATGTTTCTTGATCCACTGGCTGCAAAAACAGTCCTGGAATCCAATCTGAATATCACACTCATTCCCCTTACAATGCAACGAAAAGCTGCTTCATTCAGGGCTGTCCTGGATGCCTTCGAGCAAACCCGGCAAACTCCTGAATCAAATTTTGTCCAAGAGTTGTTGTCACTATTGAAGGATCTTCGGAGCAAAAAGAAGCTGTATCACCATGTG GATATATTTTTGGGAGAAGTTCTTGGTGCGGTTTACATGGTTCAAGGATCTGACCTGAAATCAACTTTAAAGGTGAAGCGAATAAGCGTCCTTGCCGATACAATGAAAAGCACGGATGGGCAGATTGTGATCAGCAAGCAGAGTACAAAGCTGGTGCATGTGTTAAGTGATTTCAATGTTGAAATATATTACAATCGATTGGCAAATTCTTTAACGAACAAGAAACAGTCTGCCATCGTTGCGAGCTTTGAAGAACAAAAGGCAATTTGGAGCAGGCCACCAAATAATTCAGGGCCTGGACACAACAGATTCTTATAG